The Arachis hypogaea cultivar Tifrunner chromosome 14, arahy.Tifrunner.gnm2.J5K5, whole genome shotgun sequence genome has a segment encoding these proteins:
- the LOC140178676 gene encoding uncharacterized protein: MNFMRNTESRKGTLTFNIDLEKAYDKVDWRFLEASLVRFGFPSATINLIMACVMSSSLAILWNGDRLQNFNSNRGLRQGNLIFSYLFVLCMEALACFITHRISQGSWIPMSVSRDGSKISNLMFNDDLLHFCKDTKAHVEEVMQTMDLFSKASGLKDLGRYLGVNIGHERSSKRTAQKIIQKIHKKLASWKGCLLNKAGRLCLVKSGMAYILVYNMQIALLPKFCSGGFCGMIDIRRWINLQQQFLLRLRDIVCEMDCLDILHLLHDSAGGYKSEVVDLVNKIQELLSRPWYVQFD; encoded by the exons ATGAATTTCATGAGGAACACTGAGTCTAGAAAGGGGACTTTGACTTTCAACATTGATTTAGAAAAAGCTTATGACAAAGTCGATTGGAGATTCCTTGAGGCTTCTTTGGTCAGATTTGGTTTTCCGAGTGCTACTATTAATCTTATTATGGCCTGTGTAATGTCATCTTCTTTGGCTATTTTGTGGAATGGTGATAGACTTCAGAATTTTAACTCAAATAGGGGTTTGAGGCAAGGGAATCTCATATTCTCATATCTTTTTGTGCTTTGTATGGAGGCTCTTGCTTGTTTTATTACTCATCGGATTTCACAAGGCTCGTGGATACCAATGTCGGTTTCCAGGGATGGCTCTAAAATCTCCAATTTGATGTTTAATGATGATCTCCTGCATTTCTGTAAAGATACAAAAGCTCATGTGGAGGAGGTTATGCAGACTATGGATTTATTCTCCAAAGCATCAGGATTGAAA GATTTGGGAAGATATCTAGGGGTGAATATTGGGCATgaaaggtcttccaagaggaCGGCTCAGAAAATTATTCAGAAGATTCATAAGAAACTTGCTAGTTGGAAGGGGTGTTTGTTGAATAAGGCAGGAAGACTTTGTTTGGTTAAATCAGGAATGGCTTATATTCTGGTTTACAACATGCAAATTGCTCTTCTTCCGAA ATTTTGTAGTGGCGGATTTTGTGGCATGATAGATATTAGGAGGTGGATAAACTTGCAACAACAATTTCTCTTAAG ATTAAGAGACATAGTATGTGAAATGGATTGTTTAGACATTCTGCACCTATTGCATGACTCTGCTGGTGGGTACAAGTCTGAAGTTGTTGATTTAGTTAACAAGATTCAGGAGCTGTTATCAAGACCTTGGTATGTACAATTCGATTGA